GCCGGCCGGTTCTTCTCGAAGAAGAAATGTCCGACCCAGGCGAAGCCGTAGCCGACCAGCGGCATGGCCAGCAGCCACCAGGCGTTGCGCGTCGCCACAAACGCCACGAACGCCGCGATCACCAGCCCCGTCCCGACCACATGGATGCGGCGGCACGTCCGGTTGGAATGCTCATGAATATAATAGGGGTAGAAGGCCTCGAACGAGGCGTACCGCCCTTGGGGTTGCTCGATGCTCATGGCCCCAGCCTGCCCCCGGATCGCGCCGGGGGCAAGAGAGCCCCTCTTCCGGTCATCCCGGAAGCGGCGCCGCCGCTATCCGGGACGGCTCGGAATACGAACATCAGCCCCCTGGGCGGTCCCCGGCCTACGCCTCGCCAGAGAGGCTTCGGCCGGGATGGCGGAAACAACCGCGGGTGTTTAAGCCCGCTTGCCCTTCGGCCCCTTGGCGAAAGGCTTGGCGCCCGCCTTGAAGTCCGGTTTGCCCTTGAAGCCCGGCTTGGGCGTGAACGGCTTCTTGTCGTTCCTGTCCTTGAAGCTCGGCTTCTTGCTGAAACCGCCTTCGCCCGGCGTCGCATCCGCGCGGGGCGCATAGGGCTTCTTCTTGAAGGGGCGTTCGCCATCCGCGCTGCGGGCCGCGTCGCCGTCAGGGCTCCACGGCTTCTTCTTGAACGGCGGGCGGCTCTGGCCGTCCTCGTCGCGGCGGAAGGGCTTCTTGGCGTAGGGGCGAGCGTCGCCGTCCCGTTCAGCATTGCGGTTGCGCGCGCCCTTCATCGACCCGGGCGTGGGCGCCTCGGACGGGGTGATGCGGGCCTCTTCCTTGCTCATCTCAGCCAAGCGGGCGAAGGCGTCGGCGTGGCTCAGAGCGATCTCAAACCGCGTTTCCTCCGGGAAGGTGCGGATCGAGCCGATCTGCTGCTTGGTCACGCCGCCGATGCGGCAGATCAGCGGGATCAGCCATTTCGGGTCGGCGTTGCGGTTGCGGCCGATGTCCAGGCGGAACCAGCGGACCTCGTCCGGTTGCAGGCGGTCGCCCGGCCAGGGGGCGGGGGCGTAGTCGTCGCCGCCCGCCGCATCGCGTTCGCGGCGCGGCTTGCGCTGCGGGCCTTCGCCCGGATCGCTCAGATCTTCGGGCGCCGGCAGGTTCTTGCGCAGCAGCACCAGCAGGGCGCGGGCCAGATCGTCCGGCGTGCGCTCCTTGACCAGCGTCTCGATCAGGCCAGCATCCTCGTCCGAGCCTTCCTCGGCGAAGACGGGCGCGGCCAGCAGGCGCTGTTCGTCCTGAGCGCGGATCTCCTCGGCGGTCGGCGCGCCGGACCAGACGGCCTCGACCCCGGCCGAACCCAGCAGCATCTCGGCCTTGCGGCGACGGCTGTGCGGGACCAGCAGGACGGAGATCCCCTTCTTGCCCGCACGGCCGGTGCGGCCCGAACGGTGCAGCATGGTCGCCTTGTTGATCGGCAGTTCGGCGTGGATCACCAGACCCAGATCGGGCAGGTCCAGGCCGCGCGCGG
Above is a window of Brevundimonas naejangsanensis DNA encoding:
- a CDS encoding Mpo1-like protein — encoded protein: MSIEQPQGRYASFEAFYPYYIHEHSNRTCRRIHVVGTGLVIAAFVAFVATRNAWWLLAMPLVGYGFAWVGHFFFEKNRPATFKYPLWSLMGDFRLFLETVSGKRKF
- a CDS encoding DEAD/DEAH box helicase yields the protein MPFPAIHPALDRALLNKGYLEPTPVQAAVLEGHGEADLLVSAQTGSGKTVAFGLAAAPTLLGEAERFGQADTPLMLAIAPTRELALQVAAELEWLYAEAGAKIVTCVGGMDARKEARALNHGAHVVVGTPGRLKDHIDRGALDLSAARVVVLDEADEMLDMGFREDLEYILEQAPEERRTLLFSATIARDIAILAKRYQKDAVRIDTVDRSQPHNDIEYRAMRIAPNEIERAVVNVLRYFEAPGVLVFCSTRDSVRHLQASLVERGFASVSLSGEMGQRERNEALQALRDRRARVCVATDVAARGLDLPDLGLVIHAELPINKATMLHRSGRTGRAGKKGISVLLVPHSRRRKAEMLLGSAGVEAVWSGAPTAEEIRAQDEQRLLAAPVFAEEGSDEDAGLIETLVKERTPDDLARALLVLLRKNLPAPEDLSDPGEGPQRKPRRERDAAGGDDYAPAPWPGDRLQPDEVRWFRLDIGRNRNADPKWLIPLICRIGGVTKQQIGSIRTFPEETRFEIALSHADAFARLAEMSKEEARITPSEAPTPGSMKGARNRNAERDGDARPYAKKPFRRDEDGQSRPPFKKKPWSPDGDAARSADGERPFKKKPYAPRADATPGEGGFSKKPSFKDRNDKKPFTPKPGFKGKPDFKAGAKPFAKGPKGKRA